The following proteins are co-located in the Triticum aestivum cultivar Chinese Spring chromosome 1A, IWGSC CS RefSeq v2.1, whole genome shotgun sequence genome:
- the LOC123049642 gene encoding COP9 signalosome complex subunit 1, with product MDVEDELQTAPAPADGGESSHALVSGDQLDMEAYAAQYSGRTRVGRLLFIAEKCGSEQMRLDALRLAYDWALKGEDTALHRDVSAKIAGRLGPRYAADQPWSGAVERRALLRKDKLDSELNVYRTNLIKESIRMGYNDLGDFHYAQGHLSDAFKSYIRTRDYCTTSKHVVQMCLNVILVSIELGQFMHVSNYVIKAEQTPDDLDRITAAKLRAAAGLAYMETNKYKLAARKFIETGSELRSNYSEVIAPHDVAVYGALCALASFDRSELKSKVIDNYNFCNFLELVPEVRELVNDFYASRYGSCLGYLEKLKSNLLLDMHLHGHIETLYKDIRHKAIIQYTFPFISVDLNLMAVAFQTSVSLLEKELAALITDNKIQARIDSHNKILYASHADQRNGTFQRALQTGNEFERDVKSMLLRANLLKHEFSQKAAERKV from the exons ATGGACGTCGAGGACGAGCTCCAGACCGCCCCCGCGCCCGCGGACGGCGGAGAGTCCTCGCACGCGCTGGTGTCCGGGGACCAGTTGGACATGGAGGCGTACGCGGCGCAGTACTCGGGGCGCACGCGCGTGGGGCGGCTCCTCTTCATCGCGGAGAAGTGCGGGTCGGAGCAGATGCGGCTGGATGCGCTCCGGCTGGCCTACGACTGGGCCCTCAAGGGCGAGGACACGGCCCTCCACCGCGACGTCTCCGCCAAGATCGCCGGCCGCCTTGGCCCCCGCTACGCCGCCGACCAGCCCTGGTCCGGCGCGGTCGAGCGCCGCGCCCTGCTGCGCAAGGATAAGCTTGACAGCGAGCTCAATGTCTACAGG ACCAATCTGATCAAAGAGAGTATCCGGATGGGCTACAATGACCTTGGTGATTTCCACTATGCTCAAGGCCACCTTTCAGACGCCTTCAAGAGCTATATCAGGACCCGCGATTACTGCACTACCTCGAAGCATGTTGTTCAGATGTGCTTGAATGTCATACTTGTTAGCATTGAGCTGGGGCAGTTTATGCACGTGTCAAATTATGTCATCAAGGCGGAGCAGACCCCAGACGATTTGGATCGTATTACTGCCGCCAAGTTGCGAGCTGCTGCTGGATTAGCCTACATGGAAACAAACAAGTACAAACTTGCTGCCCGGAAG TTTATAGAGACAGGATCAGAGCTAAGGAGCAACTATTCTGAAGTTATAGCTCCACACGATGTTGCTGTCTATGGTGCACTATGCGCGCTTGCTTCTTTTGATCGCTCAGAGCTGAAG AGCAAAGTTATTGACAACTACAATTTTTGCAATTTCTTGGAGTTAGTGCCTGAAGTAAGGGAGCTGGTAAATGATTTTTATGCAAG CCGCTATGGGTCATGTCTGGGATATCTTGAGAAGCTGAAGTCAAACCTGCTGCTGGATATGCATCTGCATGGGCATATAGAAACTCTGTACAAGGACATTCGACACAAAGCCATCATACAGTACACTTTCCCATTCATATCTGTTGATCTCAACTTGATGGCTGTTGCCTTCCAGACATCTGTGTCCCTGCTAGAGAAAGAGCTGGCAGCGCTTATCACTGATAACAAAATACAG GCTCGTATCGACTCACACAACAAGATTCTATACGCAAGCCACGCCGACCAAAGGAATGGAACTTTCCAGCGTGCACTGCAGACTGGCAATGAGTTTGAGAGAGATGTCAAGTCCATGCTTCTGAGGGCGAACCTTCTCAAGCACGAGTTCAGCCAGAAGGCAGCAGAAAGGAAGGTGTGA